In Bos taurus isolate L1 Dominette 01449 registration number 42190680 breed Hereford chromosome 11, ARS-UCD2.0, whole genome shotgun sequence, one DNA window encodes the following:
- the LCN12 gene encoding epididymal-specific lipocalin-12 isoform X2, with amino-acid sequence MGPWLALWVLLYLPRALQGQSPHTRAAPSSVLQSFEDSKFQGEWYVLGLAGNTHTVADRSLLSPFTATFVLNKNNHLEAAYAMIRGQRCVTWSYELISQSQPGTFSVDHSGEPGADPEEIQVYDTDYASFALLLSKKQSDLQRILRAEYGLFRPRCWTSSSAWSELRASRMTASSFQT; translated from the exons ATGGGCCCATGGTTGGCCCTGTGGGTGCTTCTCTACCTGCCGAGAGCCCTCCAGGGCCAGAGCCCACACACCCGGGCGGCCCCCAGCTCTGTTCTGCAGAGTTTCGAGGACAGCAAG TTCCAGGGGGAGTGGTATGTCCTCGGCCTGGCGGGCAACACCCACACGGTAGCAGACAGGTCCCTGCTGAGCCCTTTCACGGCGACGTTCGTGCTAAATAAAAACAACCACTTGGAAGCGGCATACGCCATGATCCG GGGCCAGCGCTGTGTCACCTGGTCATATGAGCTTATTTCGCAGTCCCAGCCTGGGACGTTCTCGGTGGATCACAGTGGAg AGCCCGGGGCGGACCCCGAGGAGATCCAAGTGTATGACACGGACTACGCGTCCTTCGCCCTCCTACTCTCCAAAAAGCAGTCGGACCTGCAGAGGATCCTCAGG GCAGAATATGGGCTATTCAGACCCAGGTGCTGGACAAGTTCGTCTGCCTGGTCCGAGCTCAGGGCCTCTCGGATGACAGCATCGTCTTTCCAGACCTGA
- the LCN12 gene encoding epididymal-specific lipocalin-12 isoform X1, with amino-acid sequence MGPWLALWVLLYLPRALQGQSPHTRAAPSSVLQSFEDSKFQGEWYVLGLAGNTHTVADRSLLSPFTATFVLNKNNHLEAAYAMIRGQRCVTWSYELISQSQPGTFSVDHSGEPGADPEEIQVYDTDYASFALLLSKKQSDLQRILRVSLLCRIWAIQTQVLDKFVCLVRAQGLSDDSIVFPDLTEWSVLPEKC; translated from the exons ATGGGCCCATGGTTGGCCCTGTGGGTGCTTCTCTACCTGCCGAGAGCCCTCCAGGGCCAGAGCCCACACACCCGGGCGGCCCCCAGCTCTGTTCTGCAGAGTTTCGAGGACAGCAAG TTCCAGGGGGAGTGGTATGTCCTCGGCCTGGCGGGCAACACCCACACGGTAGCAGACAGGTCCCTGCTGAGCCCTTTCACGGCGACGTTCGTGCTAAATAAAAACAACCACTTGGAAGCGGCATACGCCATGATCCG GGGCCAGCGCTGTGTCACCTGGTCATATGAGCTTATTTCGCAGTCCCAGCCTGGGACGTTCTCGGTGGATCACAGTGGAg AGCCCGGGGCGGACCCCGAGGAGATCCAAGTGTATGACACGGACTACGCGTCCTTCGCCCTCCTACTCTCCAAAAAGCAGTCGGACCTGCAGAGGATCCTCAGGGTCAGCCTGCTGT GCAGAATATGGGCTATTCAGACCCAGGTGCTGGACAAGTTCGTCTGCCTGGTCCGAGCTCAGGGCCTCTCGGATGACAGCATCGTCTTTCCAGACCTGACAG AGTGGTCAGTCCTGCCTgagaaatgctga